The following is a genomic window from Cygnus atratus isolate AKBS03 ecotype Queensland, Australia chromosome 8, CAtr_DNAZoo_HiC_assembly, whole genome shotgun sequence.
TCCTCTGATGACACTGGACATAGAGAAGCAGGGGAGTGTCTTCCTGGGTACAGGTCTCGAAGCAGAAAACAACTTGCAGCCACCACTGACCTTGTTTTAGAAAGCTTAACAGGATGAAGAAGACAGGCTAATGCCAGAGGATGCTGTAACTGTCCCACAGGACCTTCACCCCGCCTGGGATTGTTTGGAGCTGGGACTCCGAACTGATCAACCCCATTAGTGGGACTCAGATGActttcttgtttgcttgctgGTGAGCAGTGTCGATAACTGAAACCTGTAAGATTTATTCCTatgatgttttctgtctgcagtgccaggttaatggttggacttgatgatctcagaggtctttcccaacctaaatgattctatgatcctatagAGTGCTCAGTGACTTCTATAGAGAGGTGGCTTCATCTGCCAATTTACCTGTTACTGAATTGCACGTACCCAATCCTGTGCTGTTGCAgtgcagtaaaaagaaatataacatGCAGAGACTCCAGGGTGGCAAGAAGTAATAAATCAGCACCCCACCCAGATCTGAGAGTGAATATTCAATGGCACCAGGAGCAGGCACTGCTTGTCAGGAGCCCCGTTCCCCTTCTCGGTCCAGCTTGCTCATTAATGACCACGTCCTCCTTTGCAGCCTCCCCACTCGGCTGATAAGCACAGCATTTCTCCTGGGCATTTTCTCTTCGCGAGGGAGAAGTTGTAAGTGCGAACAGATGAATTAAAAGTGAGAGGGGAAGCATCAGGACAGCTGTAGTTTTCCTGGAGCCAATACGTGCGGTCTCTCGCAGGTAACTCTGAAGCGAATCAACGTTTGGGTCTTCTGGCACAGGGGATGCAGTCGGAGTCACTCAGCAGGCATTCAACACAGTGACGACACCTACCCTtggatgctgctgctcctgctgaaggCAGACATGCTCTCACAAGGACACCAGATGCTACTGCTGTCTTCAGTTTACTCAAGTGATGAACAGGCATGTGCCTTGGGGCTGGAAAGAGGCCCAAGATGAGGAATGCAACAGGAGCCTAGAGGGAGCGCTAAGCTCACATGAGGACAAGACTACCAGAGGCAATTTACTGGCTTTCAGTCGGTCAGCTTGCTccagaaagtgaagaaataaagaagggCAGGCCTGAGTAACGCACAGTTGAACACTTCAAGTACTGACTGTTCTCCTCACaaatcccagcagctcccaggtcAAAACTACAGACTGCAGGAACTATATGGCTGCCTCAAATGTATGGGAATAATTCAACTGGTCTTTATCAACAGCCTTTCTTTGAAGGATAAGCAAGTCAGGGAGATGTCATGTTCAGCAGCACGAGAGTaacaacagagagaaatgaCCTGGAGAAGCCCACCCTCCTTGGGCACAAACTACAACCACTAGCCTGTTTGACCCAAACCCTTCCCACCAGGACCTTGCTCCTTCGACCTCATCAGGCAAACTCTGCTCAACTCTTCCTACCGCCTCCAGAGAAGGGACTTTCAACTCAGACAAGCTCTTCTTGCAAACCATCACCGATTCCCCGAGCAGAAGACTGCTCCTTGCTGGATCATTCCTGTGCTGTTAACCCCTCGGCTGCACACAGCCATTGCTGGGTTAAGTCTGCATCCCTCCCAAGTCCTCTTCGAGActttccttctccatccccagctTCATCCTGCAAGACTGCTGTCTACTCTCCTATCCACTGCACTAGCCTGCTCTAAACCCATTTAGTAATTCAATGTTTCACACTGGGGAGGTCTGGAGTGCCCTTCGACATGTTACAGTTTCCTTTAGCAGcctttgctgtatttctggGATCTCTCACCTGTGAGACTGTGATGCCGCATTTCTTGGCTAGCTCTTCTTTGGCTTCCTCACTGGGGTAAGGGTTGCTGAGATGGGAATAGAAATACTCATTCAGGATTTCTGTAGCCTGCTTGTTGAAGTTTCGTCTCTTCCGCCTTAgtgtgaagaaagaagaagaaacagaaggaaaaggaaaggaaatcagtGCCAGGGATCCAGAAACAGGAATACAATTTTAGATGCTCTGACTTTCTccatttccctccctccctccccttctcctggaTGCAATGGACTCATGGCCATGAATCTTCTCATCTGCACCTTGCAGGTGACTCCTCTCTCAGCACCTTCCAAAGCAAGTCTCTTCAAATTATCGCTGCATCCTTCAGCTCACAGAAGTCTCTAAACACTGGCACCCAGCTCCCACACCTGGGAAGGTGACTCCTGACACCTGGCTGCCCTGGCCAAAGATGTCAGTGCTACTCTGCAAAGCTCTGTGCTGAGAAAGCAGCCGTAGATACTTCCCTCCATCACATCTAAATGAGCAGTGTGCAGTTCTGGGGACCTCCCTGAGACACAGGCTGAATGTCTTGtatttctctcccctcccttgcTAAGCCCCAGTCCAAACGATAAGGAGGATAAACAGTCCCAGGGGCTCAAGACCAGGAGCCCCTACCCTTCTAATCCTCCTCAATTCCCCCCTGAAGCCCAGCACCTCTCCCAGGCCTGAACAAGGTTGCGCAGTGGCTATGCAGAAAGGTCTGGGCAAGCAAACTTACCGTGCGTCCAGAAATCGGGAGCGCAAGATCATGACGGCTTCACACGTGCTTTGCTTCAACTGCATCTGGATGGAGCTGAACTTGCGGTGGATGATGCTCACCATCCGCTCGATCTCCTTCGGCGAGATGGGTCGGGTCCGGCTCTGCTCGCGCAACAGGTTCATCACGTGGGTGGTGAACTCGTTGCATGCCTGGGatggcaagaaaagcaaaagaaacccCAGGATCGGAAGGTCATTCGACGGCGTCAAGGACAACACGGAGGCAACGCAGCTAAGGAGGGAGACGCAAGGTGAGGCCTCGATGGCCAGGGTTTGTTAGGGCAGACCCGCAGCGAGGGTCAGCTGCTCTCACCGGCCATGCAGAGGGACCAAGAGACCCCAGCGCACGCAGAGCCAAAGGCAGGAGCCAATATTTTGCTCTCAGAGATCATAGATGGAGATGGTGCTGGTGAAGCTCTAGTACCCATAAAGAAGTCCCAGCCCTTACATTTTTTCTGGGCAGGACTGGGGGAGCTCCAGCTGAATGTGAGGGCCACCAACCTTTCAGCCCTTTGTGCCTCCTcccgctgccccagcaccacgcATCCTGCAGAGCCCCCCGTGCTTCCCACAGAgacacagccctgctccaggctcTTAGGACATCAGATGAGAAGTAAATAACGATAATAATTAAAGCCTGAGTGAGGTAGGAGCCCTGACAAGTAAGGGCAAGCAGGTAATAATCCCAATTagcttgctgctggcagagcgctgcctggctgctcctgctgtccccatgcCACGTTGTGAGGACAGGGGGGGATTCTGGGGCTGGATGAAGGCAACTTCATTGCTCTCTCCCCCACCTCCTCAAGGGCAAAATGGGATCCTCCAATTCTCAGAACCAGTCTGGGATCCAAGCCCCCAAAACCAGGCTGAAAGCAGCACCAGGACACCGATTGCTTGAGCAGCTTTACGTGCTCCCAGGACATGGGCAGATGCTCTGGGGACAGCATGGGGAAAAAGAGActagaaggggaaggagaaactGATTTTGTGGACTGGTGACATGGGCTTGACTTACTATCTGCCGCCCCACGCTTCCAAGCTTCTCCAGCAATTTGTGCCCCTCTGATCATCATCCCTAGGTCCAGCCCATGAGCACTTCGGGAGGTGACAGATCCCCACAGCTCAGACCCAACAGGGACATGTCACTGAGGCCAGCAGAGCCCCTCAAATTGCCCATCACCAGCTTCATCTACCAGCCCCGACCTCCCCGGGGTGAAGTGCTGGCTGAGCAGCGGTTGTAAGAGCTCTGAGCCAGGTGACTCTTTATTCCCAGATGCCTGAGCAATTTCAGCTTGTCTCCTCGTGAAATAAGAGCATTAAAGGCACAATTGCAGGAGAGCGCCGTGCTGTCACAGTGGCAGCCAGACACCGTGTGGAGCCAGGCCAGCAGCAAGGGGACTGGAAAGAGGGGAGCAGAGTCGAGAGCGCCGTCCTGAACCCAGCTTTTGGAGGGCTGCAGATGGCGATACTGGCTCTGCCTCTCCGCAGCTGCAAAGATGTGGCCCGGCCCCATTTCTAGAGCATCTTGGTGGTAAAAATGACTCTGTAAATGGGTTGTGAGAAGGAACAAGCCACGGGAAGGTGCTGGGTGAGACGTGGGTGCATAAGTGTCCATTTGGGGGGCAAAAATTgtgcagaaacaaaatcagaacaactaaacaaacaaacaaaaactacctaagaggaggaaggagcagaaacGCCTTCCCCAGAGCCTGTACCCTTGCAGCAGAGTCCTCCCCATCTCTGCCCTTCCTGTATCTCTCCTTGGGCTCGGATGCCAGAGGACTTGGGGTCTCTCTCCGCCCCTTTGGGCCTGGGGCCTGAAAGATGAGCTGTGACGTGCTCTCCACCCGTACCCCCGTGAGATGGCCGAGCTGCCCCCGTGTGCCATGCCGCCACTGCGTACATGCCTCGAGGGAGCTGTAGCAGCGGCTGAGGACAGCCACAAAGGTCACCCTGATAGCACACCCTGCCCGCTCCCCGGGCCCTGCCGCCCCCTCCTCATTTAATGCACTCTCCAAGCGCCTTTAACGACGTGACCGTGCTCTGCTTCTCCAATCACAGGCCTGGCTGGCAACGCGGGCTCCAGCCCCGAGCTGCGGGTGCCATCAAAGATAACCAGGCCCTTAGGAGGAAGGGCCTGCCTCGCTGCTCTGCACCGTGAAGGCTGGAGCCCTCAAGATGCTGCCCGGCAGCCTTCATGTGGCCAAGGAGGCACATATAAAGGGGTGACACGTCCCCTAGCTCCGCTAACACCCGGTTAGCTAGGTAGGAGGGCGGTGGGGCTGGCTTGCTCTTGGGTAAACAGATCTGAAGCAGCTGCGCCCGTGCAGGCCTCAGCCCCAGAGTCTGCCCTCAGCCCCGCCATCGCGGCAGGGGACGGCGCTCAACCAGAGAGCTGAAAGCGCCGCCCGGcccctggctgcagagcaggccATGCACCCAAAAAGGAGGGACACTTTCTTGCTCGCACTCCATAAACCAAAACCTCTGGGGAGAAACCACATTCATCACAAGGGCAAGTCGCGCGGCAGAGAGAAGTCTGCACAACATCTGGAAGCATTTGAAAGAAAGCGATTTGGAGCTTTGGCTTGCAAAAGCTTCTCATGCAATTGTCAGTGTTACTAATAGCTGCATTCATGACccaaatagtttttcttttcttcttcttttttttttttccttccaagaaTCATTTGCCACAAGAAAAAAGCcacttcccccctcccccccgccccccttctggaaaattaacttttgaagcagaggaaatattcaagaaacattttgacTCAAGCTTTGCTTTAGGGTCTTTGGAAAACTGCCTGCACCATGACCAGCACCTCAAAGAGGAGTCCCCCTCTGACAGGGCCAATTTTGGGCAAAATGGCAGGGGAggagtgaaaactgaaaatcaagGGGGGGAACACATACCAAGCCTATTTTCATGGCCCATctcagtgcaaaaaaaaatatgaaagggTTCTCCCAACCCTAAAAAATCACGTTTTCACTGTAACACAAAGCAACAGTTTGCATTTACCCGTGCACTCCTAACAATAGATGTCAGTAGCGAACCAGGCTGCGCACATCCAGCTCGGCAGTACCGGACGGCGGCTGCTCCACGTCCCCACACAGCATCCCCAGTCCAGCCCTGCCCCGCACCACGAATGAGCCTGTTACCTGCTCGTACTTCTCCAGCTCCGTGTGGTAGATCTGCCGGATCTGGGAGAGTTTGGCTCTGTAATCAGAGTGCTCCACCGAGTTGTCAGAGCCGGCTCCTCCTGatgctgcggcggcggcggcagcagcggctgAGCCTCCTCCTTTTTCGGGGCCCGCCACCCCCTCGGCCAGCAGCATGTTGTCTAACCGCATCAGCTGGGGGTCTGTGGGCTCCTCTTCCTGCGCTCCCCGGATGCTCAGCACTGCACGGAGACACAAAGGCAAGAGCCTGAGTCGCATCTGGTGGGTCAGCAAGGACAAGAGCAGACCCatggtggggaaggggagcggTCCAGCACAGCTCTTGGTTCAGCTCACCAACAGCAACTGAAACAACAGGAGATTTACCAAAACTTGCCCAAATAAGTGGCATGGACCACATCCCGATCCATGCACAGGATGGCAAGTTGAGAGGCTCTAATCCAAACCTCAACTGTGCACAGCCTGATCCTGCACcatcagcccccagcaccccagcccTATAGAAGGACGAAATGCAGAGCCCAGGGCtggccgtgcctcagtttccctctttTTAAATAAGAGGAGGGCTAAAGCACAAGGAGCTGTTAGCCGCcggagggaaaaagaaagaaacaaagtatggaataaattttattatttggaaAACGCCTTCTTTTAGAATCTGGTCGTTCCAGTGAAGTCTAAACCGTGCTAAGAAAAGGGGCAACAATAAATCAATCCACACAAAATGACTTGCCAAGGAGAgaatttttctcccctttttgtACTCGCTGTTTCAATTACTGCTTCAAGTAAAAGTCATTCTCCTTTGAGTGCTTTCCTGTAAAAATGACATGGGAGCACCCCGACCGCTCGGAGCGCCGGGTGCCTGGCTGGAGCCCGGCTGGCGGCAAAGAAGAAGACGGAGGCATGCTGCACAGACGACACGAAAGCTTTCACACCCATATGTATTGATACATAAACGCACGCACATGCGAAATTCTGGGGTTTTCATCATGTGGCAATGCCATTTTGGTTACGCCTGCAGTCTGTGTTTGCACACACAGACACGGCCTGTGGTTTCCACAGGTGTGCAcatctgcaaaaatataaaacaaacccTTGACAAGTGAACAAAAAAGACATCTCCTAAGAGAAATGAGTTGTATTTTCTCATCTCATCTGTCACAAGGACCCAAAACACTGTGTAAACTCATGCACATCCCTCACGCACACGCACCCGGAGCTGGGTGATGTTGTGTGGACTTTAATTAAGCTGTGCCTGCTTACACCTGAGATGGGTCCGACCCCCTTCTCTGACCCCCTAATCTGCAGCAGAAGCATAAGCAAGTGATTTTCaccatcatttaaaaaatgcatctaaAGTCAGTTGCCGATATGGAGTAAAACCAGAGCAGCTAAAAAATACAGCCAAGCAAGGAGTGTGTTCCTCCTCAATCAGGAACAAGTTAGAGAAGGATAGAGTTATTATCAAAATCACTCAAAGTAGAAGACCCTGTTGAGAGGTTTGGATAACACAGGGTAAAAGAGCTTTTTTAAGCCCCAGTCTCctctgaaaacactgttttcaagACCTTAATATT
Proteins encoded in this region:
- the PBX1 gene encoding pre-B-cell leukemia transcription factor 1 isoform X2, which gives rise to MDEQPRLMHTHGGVGMPGHPGLSQHMQDGPGGAEGEAGRKQDIGDILQQIMTITDQSLDEAQARKHALNCHRMKPALFNVLCEIKEKTVLSIRGAQEEEPTDPQLMRLDNMLLAEGVAGPEKGGGSAAAAAAAAASGGAGSDNSVEHSDYRAKLSQIRQIYHTELEKYEQACNEFTTHVMNLLREQSRTRPISPKEIERMVSIIHRKFSSIQMQLKQSTCEAVMILRSRFLDARRKRRNFNKQATEILNEYFYSHLSNPYPSEEAKEELAKKCGITVSQVSNWFGNKRIRYKKNIGKFQEEANIYAAKTAVTATNVSAHGSQANSPSTPNSAGGYPSPCYQPDRRIQ
- the PBX1 gene encoding pre-B-cell leukemia transcription factor 1 isoform X3: MDEQPRLMHTHGGVGMPGHPGLSQHMQDGPGGAEGEAGRKQDIGDILQQIMTITDQSLDEAQARKHALNCHRMKPALFNVLCEIKEKTVLSIRGAQEEEPTDPQLMRLDNMLLAEGVAGPEKGGGSAAAAAAAAASGGAGSDNSVEHSDYRAKLSQIRQIYHTELEKYEQACNEFTTHVMNLLREQSRTRPISPKEIERMVSIIHRKFSSIQMQLKQSTCEAVMILRSRFLDARRKRRNFNKQATEILNEYFYSHLSNPYPSEEAKEELAKKCGITVSQVSNWFGNKRIRYKKNIGKFQEEANIYAAKTAVTATNVSAHGSQANSPSTPNSAG